One Oceanispirochaeta sp. genomic window, AACACAAAGGTCTTTATCCATGAGCACAATGCCGACAGGGGAATATTCCAGGATTCGGGAGAAGGATTGCTCCCCTTCACGTATCTTTTGTGTCCTGTTTTCCAGTTCCATTTCCAGTCTTTCCTGATGGTCCAATAACTGACCCATATAGGTATTGCGCTCATTTGTAGTCTTATCCAGCTGGGATTTAATGAGAGTGAGAGCATCAAAAATGGGCAAAAGGGGATGATCCGAATCGATATCATATCCGCTGGGACTGGGTTTCCTGGAGGTCCAGTCAATACTATTCAGGTATTCCAGCAAATCCTGAATCGGTCCATTAAAGATATTTTTCCTAAGATGCTTATTCTGAGTTCTCAATCTGGTAAAAAATGAGAATTTCACTCGGGGGATTTGACCAAGCTGCTCAAACCGGGCAGCCATCAGGGCGGCTTCACGATAGGACTGACAGATTCGGACTTCCTTATTCAGGATTCCCAATTTATTTCCAAGAATCACGCTCATGTCCTGATTCGGAGTGGCATTACAGAAGATGATCCCCACCAGGGCGGTATCATTGACAAGGGATTTAATATAATAATTCCGTGCTTTTCCAGAGGCGTTTTTGTAATCTGTCCAGTCCTGAATGATCAGATACTCCGGGGGAGAATCCATATACTGGCTGACGATGTTATATCCGAATCCGATTGAAGCCATTTCCGCATCCAGATCCGCATAACCGCGCCCCTGGAGAACAAGAGTTTTTTGGCCCAGGATTTTATAACCGCAACTGAATGTAGGCCCCATGGAAACGTCTTTCCACTCATCAAATTGCCTGAGAGCCAAGCCTGTGATAGGACAATAGGCATCAGGAAATGAATTATTTCTTTGCATTAGATTTGAATATATATCCCTTTGTGATTAAATCTGCCAAGATTCAGATATTACCCTGAATTGTTAGAAACTGAATCATCCATACAGGAGTACTCAATAATCCATATATGTATAATCCTATAGACCCTACAATTGTATCCGAATACATCAGAGGAGACCAGTATGTTAAATATAAACAATGTTAAATGTGAAAACCTCACAAATCCTATCGGTATTGATTCAGGGACACCCCGGATTTCCTGGATATCAGAGAGTCTTGAGAAAGAGATAAGCCAAAAATCCTATGAGATAGAAGTCTCGACAGATAAGGAATTCACCCAGTTCGTCTGGCAGAGCGGCCCTGTGACAAGCTCCCGGTCTCATTCAATTAAATATCAGGGTTCAAAGCTATTACCGGTAACAAGATACTGGTTCAGGATACGGATAACAGACAACTTTAAAAACAGCAGTGAATGGAGCCGGGCAGCCTACTTTGAAACATCATTATTAAGCCATGGCAAGTGGAGAGCTCCCTTTATATCCTCCCCGGAAGATACAGATGAAAAATTATCAAAAGGCTGGATCTTTCAGAAAGAGATCAACATCAGGAAAGGTCTGGAATCAGCGCGTCTGTATGCCACGGCCCTGGGTGTGTATGAGGCCTTTGTTCAGGGAGAGCGTATTGGCAACCAGCAGATGACACCGGGCTGGACCAACTATTCAAAACGGCTGCTCTATCAGTGCTATGACATAACAAAAAATCTTCGGGAGGGTGAAAACATTCTTGCCGGCCATATTGGCGCCGGCTGGTACAAGGGAGATCTGGCCGGATGGGTTGGCAAGCGCTGCGTGTATGGGAAAAGGAATGCCCTCAGTATGCAGATCCTCCTTCGCTTTGAAGATGGCTCACAGGAATGGATTAAAACAGATAAAACCTGGAAGGCCGGTACTACCGGCGTCATCAGTTCAGAGATTTACCATGGAGAAGAGTATGATGCCCGCCGGGAGAATCCCCGATCCTGGACAGAGGTTGAAATTCTTCCTGCTCCAGAATCAGTGCAAATTACAGCCCAGGATGGCCCCCTGACCCTTCCTCAGGAAACTCTGAAACCCAGGGAAATCATCCTGGACTCCCAGGGTCGAAGTATCATTGATTTTGGACAGAATATGACAGGATTTGTCCGTTTTAAGGTCAAAGGAAAGGCGGGAGACCGGGTTAAGCTGAAACATGCCGAGATTCTGAGCCCTCCGGGAGAATTTTATACTGAGAACCTTCGCTCTGCCAGGCAGGAGATTCTCTACACCCTCAAGGGTGAGGGAACAGAGGTATATCAGCCCCGGTTTACCTTCCAGGGATTCCGGTACGTCCTGGTCGAAGAGTATCCTGGAAAGGTGAAGGCCGATGATTTCGAAGCGATTGTACTTCACAGCGACATGGAGAAATCCGGAGATTTTGATTGCTCCCACCCCCTCCTCAACCAGCTGCACCACAACATCCTCTGGGGCATGAAAGGTAATTTCCTGGATATTCCTACAGACTGCCCCCAGAGGGATGAACGTCTGGGATGGACCGGGGATGCTCAGGTTTTTATCAGCACCGCCTGTAATCTGATGGACGCCTCCGGGTTCTTCACCAAATGGCTGCGGGATATGCGAAGTGAACAGAATGAGAAGGGAGGCATACCCCATGTCATTCCAGATGTACTGCAGGATGTCGCCTCCCAGGATGACATACTCAAGGGAGCCCATTCCGCCACGGGATGGGCCGATGCCATGACTATCTGTCCCTGGGAAATATATGTCCAGTACGGAGACCCTCAGATTCTGGAAGAGAATTATGACGCCATGAAAGGCTGGATATCCTATATGCGCGGGGAAGCCAGGGATGAGGTTCTCTGGGACACAGGATTTCACTTTGGAGACTGGGTCGCCCTGGATGCCAAAGAAGGCAGCTATTTTGGAGCCACACCCAATGATTTTACGGCCACCGTGTTTTATGCCAACTCAGTCCAGATCATGATAAAAACGGCAAAAGTACTGGGATTTCAAAAGGATCTTAAGGAATTCACAAATCTCTATGAACGCATCGTTAAGGCCTTTCAGAATGAGTTTTTCACTCCGACCGGACGGCTGGCAGTGAATACACAGACAGCCCATGTGCTTGCCCTGTATTTTAATCTCACTCCCGAACCCTATATCAAGCGGACTGTGGATACCCTGGTCAGACTCCTTGAAAATGAAGAGGATCATCTGCTCACCGGATTTCTGGGAACCCCCTATCTCTGTGCAGCCTTAAGCCGCAACGGCCGTCTGGACAAGGCGTATAAACTCCTTCTTCAGGAGGATTATCCCTCCTGGTTGTACCAGGTCAAACAGGGTGCCACCACCATCTGGGAGCATTGGGATGGTTTAAAACCCGACGGCAGCCTCTGGAGCCCCGATATGAACTCCTTTAATCACTATGCCTACGGTTCAGTGGGATATTGGATGTACACCGTTGTAGCAGGGTTGTCTCTCGATGAGAATGATCCAGGATACAAAACAATCCTGTTTCAGCCTCAACCCGGAGGAGGCCTGACCCATGCCAGGGCCAGCCAGATGACCCCCTTTGGAAAAGCATCCATCTCCTGGAAAATCCAGGACAGGGAATTTTCATGTACCCTTCAGATCCCGGTGAATGCCAGAGGCAGGATGAAGCTGCCGGGTCAGGAGAAGTATAGCGAGCTTGGTTCCGGTGAATATTCCTTCCAGGTAGATTTACCCTGATCCTGATGAAATCTGGGGTATAATCTTAAATCTATGGCAACCATCAGTTTCCAGAAACGATTAATCCTGGTCTACTCTCTCTTTGTCACCCTCCTGGTTGTTCTGATCAGTTCCTTTTATTTTTTCTTCTTCTATACCGAGGGAGAAAAAAGGATAAAGGAAGATCTGACCAACCGGGGTGAAAAGATGGCCAGCCAGCTGGATACGGTCCTTTCTACCATGGATTTTGTCACCATAGACCTTCTCTCACAATGGGATTTCATGCCGGCCCTGGCCACACTGTCCATTTTTGACCGTGAAATCCCTGAGAATAGATTGGCTATTGTTGACGCCCTTTTGACGGTTGAAAAATCATTGTACCGCTATTCCATCATGAGAGACTTTCACCGGGTGGCGGTGTATACCCCCAAAGCAGACTTTTTTTCCAACAATTTCGAGCCCAGACCCGGAGCCAACATCATTAAAGGCTGGCTGAATGACAACCCGATGCTGAAAATCGTGGATGCCAGAAAAGGGAAAATACTGATACTGCCTCCCTACCCGGATCAGTGGCAGAAAGAAAACGTCATCAGGGTTTTTGCCCTGATGAGGGCTGTTGTGGGTCAAAAAGAAAATGAAATCAATGGCTACATTGAGGTACAGAACCCCTACTCTCTTATCGAGGATATTTTTACCCTGCCCCCGGATATGGCCATCGCTATTGATGTGAAAACAAAAGAAGGCAATGTTCTGTTCCAGAACGGTCAGCATGGGGCAACCCCAAAAGGCTTCGCCTTCTCCACCACATCAAAATATACCCAGATAACCATTGAATTGAAGTATTCACGGAAAGATGCCTTTGCCTCACTGAACTCAATCATTCTGTTTTCTATGATCGGGGTCATCAGCATCCTGTTTCTGTCTTTGGTTTTTGTCCGGTATTTTACACTCCAGCTCACAAAGCCCCTTGAGAAATTAACCCGCCATATCAATTCCATTGATCTGGGAACCCTGCCTCTTTCGGTAGACCTGCAAAGCTCTCATAACGAGATAGAATCTCTGAACTATGCATTTACCCTCCTCCAAAACCGTTTAAATGAATCGGTTAAAAGAGAAATTGTGTCCCAGTCTCTTCAGGTACAGGCCAATTTTGACTCCCTCCAGGCCCAGGTGAATCCTCATTTCCTCTTCAATATACTCAATGTGATTTCCAGCATGGGCCTGGAGAGTGATAATATGGAGATCTGTGAAATGTGTGATCATATTGCCTCTATGCTGCGTTATTCCACGTCCACACAACAGAGAGACTCATCGATTCGGCAGGAAATCGAACATGTGACAGATTTTCTTGTTCTTCTGAAAAAACGCTATGAACATAAGCTCACTTATGTCATTAAGATTGATGAGAACATCCTTGATCAGGTCATCCCCAAAATCATTCTGCAGCCCCTGGTTGAAAACAGCGTAGATCACAGTTTCCAGAAAGGGAAACAAAACGTCCATATCGAAATAAAGGGCGGTCCTCTGGAGTCCGTGGGGAGCTGGTACCTGGAAATACTGGACAACGGCTGTGGGATTTCAGATGAAAAACTGGAATGGATTGAATCTGAAATAAAAAAAGTAAAAAACCGCATCATCATCAGTAAAGAAATTGTAGAATTAAATCTGGGCGGCCTGGGATTAGTCAATACTTATATACGTCTACTCCTCTATTTCAATGATGACATTGATTTTAGTATTGAGAACAGACTCTCTGGAGGAGTTAAGATTAAAATCTCAAAAGGAGCAGGGACATGATATTTACAGTCATGCTCGTAGAAGATGAGCCGGCAGCCATGAGGCATCTTAAAACAACCATTGAAAAGAGATGTCCTGGATTTTCTGTACAGGATACCGCAGAAGATGGTCTTGAAGCCCTGAAAAAGATGCAGAAAAATCAGCCTGATCTGCTCATTACAGACATACGAATGCCTCACTGTGATGGACTTGAATTGTCCCAAAAAGTTAGAAAACAGTTTCCAGAGATACATACTATCATTCTCAGCGGGCATCAGGAATTTGAATATGCCCGGCAGGCTATTCAAAATGAAGTGATTGAATACATGCTTAAACCCATCAATATTAAGGCGCTGGAAACAGTAATGGCAGAGATCCATAGCCGTTTGTGCCAGAAGTCATATTGGAAAACTCATAGACTGATTCAGAAATACCTCTCCCTTAAAGATTACGAAATCAGTCTGCCCGCCGGTAAGACCTGCTTCAGAATTGCTGTCATCAGAATAAATGGTCTGCATCCCAAATTCCATAAAAAGGTATGTTATAATCCATCGGAATTGCTGAGGTCTCTCCTCTATGAACAGATCACAGAAGAGGAAAAAATGGGTATATATCTCTTTACAGGGAGAGACAATAATGAGTATTACATCCTCTGCCCCAAGGAAGAAATTCATTACAGCCGGTTTAAAACTATCATAGAAGACTTCAGCCGTCAGATCCCCTCCTGCCTGTATTACACGGCAGCCTTATCCCTCGATTTCCTTCTCTATAGAATAACAGAAATTTTGGATATTCTATACAGCCTGCTCAGAGAAAGAACAGTCCTGGGAAAGTCTCAGGTTTTGTATGAACAGGGTAACGAACAGTTTCAGAGTAACTTTGTGGAACTGGGTTCCGTATTTCTCAGGAATGTTGAATTTTTAATTAAGACCAGCGCCCTGGATCAGGTCAGAGAACCCCTGCAGAACTGGCTCAGGGAATGTCATACCCAGAAGGTAAGCCTTCTGCAGATAGAAATGGAGTTTAATCAGTTTTTAAATCATATACTCGGATTCTGCAACGACAAAAACCGCCTGCAGATTGAGTCAGGAATCATGATGGATAAGTCATCTCAGGATGTGGGAGATTTCAAGACACTTTTAAATAATTACATGGCCATTGTTCTGCACCTTCAAAACAGCACCCAGAAATCGCCTCCCGGGATGGGAAGCCGGGAATCCTTCCTTCATATAAAAGAGTATGTGGAACAGCATATGGCCGAAGACCTGTCAGTTCCCGCTCTCTGCGAACAATTCAGTATATCCCAGTCCTATCTGAATAAACTCTTTCATAAGCATGAGAAAATGAGTGCCATCGAGTATATTCGCCAGCAGAGAGTCAATACAAGCATCAGAATCATGAAAAAATCACCTCATATACCCCTCAAGGAAATTTCCAGAATTGTCGGCTATGAGGATTCTTCCTATTTCAGCCGTGTTTTTAAATGTCAGACCGGATTTTCCCCTCGTCAATATCTGGAGCTGAAAAATGAATAGTCCAATTCTTTGTACTAAATCGTCCATATACAAGTAAAAAAAACAGCCCTAATCTGAGTTTAGATGAAAAAAAGTGTAAAAGCTTTTACTAAAGGAGTGTTTATGAAACGTAATGTACTGGTATTTTTACTGGTGGTTCTGATTGGAACCTTCGCCTTTGCCTCGGGACAGCAGAGTCCGGATACCAAAATGAAAGAGGAAGCAAAAGTCTTAACCCTTCTGGTGGATAATGCAACATCCCTGACAGGTATGATAGCCGTGGCAGATGCCTTTGAGGCAAAAACAGGAATTAAA contains:
- a CDS encoding alpha-L-rhamnosidase — its product is MLNINNVKCENLTNPIGIDSGTPRISWISESLEKEISQKSYEIEVSTDKEFTQFVWQSGPVTSSRSHSIKYQGSKLLPVTRYWFRIRITDNFKNSSEWSRAAYFETSLLSHGKWRAPFISSPEDTDEKLSKGWIFQKEINIRKGLESARLYATALGVYEAFVQGERIGNQQMTPGWTNYSKRLLYQCYDITKNLREGENILAGHIGAGWYKGDLAGWVGKRCVYGKRNALSMQILLRFEDGSQEWIKTDKTWKAGTTGVISSEIYHGEEYDARRENPRSWTEVEILPAPESVQITAQDGPLTLPQETLKPREIILDSQGRSIIDFGQNMTGFVRFKVKGKAGDRVKLKHAEILSPPGEFYTENLRSARQEILYTLKGEGTEVYQPRFTFQGFRYVLVEEYPGKVKADDFEAIVLHSDMEKSGDFDCSHPLLNQLHHNILWGMKGNFLDIPTDCPQRDERLGWTGDAQVFISTACNLMDASGFFTKWLRDMRSEQNEKGGIPHVIPDVLQDVASQDDILKGAHSATGWADAMTICPWEIYVQYGDPQILEENYDAMKGWISYMRGEARDEVLWDTGFHFGDWVALDAKEGSYFGATPNDFTATVFYANSVQIMIKTAKVLGFQKDLKEFTNLYERIVKAFQNEFFTPTGRLAVNTQTAHVLALYFNLTPEPYIKRTVDTLVRLLENEEDHLLTGFLGTPYLCAALSRNGRLDKAYKLLLQEDYPSWLYQVKQGATTIWEHWDGLKPDGSLWSPDMNSFNHYAYGSVGYWMYTVVAGLSLDENDPGYKTILFQPQPGGGLTHARASQMTPFGKASISWKIQDREFSCTLQIPVNARGRMKLPGQEKYSELGSGEYSFQVDLP
- a CDS encoding sensor domain-containing diguanylate cyclase, producing the protein MQRNNSFPDAYCPITGLALRQFDEWKDVSMGPTFSCGYKILGQKTLVLQGRGYADLDAEMASIGFGYNIVSQYMDSPPEYLIIQDWTDYKNASGKARNYYIKSLVNDTALVGIIFCNATPNQDMSVILGNKLGILNKEVRICQSYREAALMAARFEQLGQIPRVKFSFFTRLRTQNKHLRKNIFNGPIQDLLEYLNSIDWTSRKPSPSGYDIDSDHPLLPIFDALTLIKSQLDKTTNERNTYMGQLLDHQERLEMELENRTQKIREGEQSFSRILEYSPVGIVLMDKDLCVTFINRQTQDCFGYSLDDLKGEGLLAQIVERIEKTENIILIDKLKSLLPPPAEPGSYGPIDIKIPAKDESSHHTEVTFTAIEEGYLISIVDVTKRKLAEEKLYSQSVTDAMTGLYNRRHYQECIENEFLRSKRYDHPLTLIIFDVDLFKLINDQYGHPAGDSVLCSLAELTRSCFRSTDLIFRIGGEEFAVLLPETEEDLGWMAAERFRCAVEENRTVYEDKLISHTISLGIGTTNNNIENVGDFIKQTDIALYRAKHRGRNCSETAVYQ
- a CDS encoding sensor histidine kinase, whose amino-acid sequence is MATISFQKRLILVYSLFVTLLVVLISSFYFFFFYTEGEKRIKEDLTNRGEKMASQLDTVLSTMDFVTIDLLSQWDFMPALATLSIFDREIPENRLAIVDALLTVEKSLYRYSIMRDFHRVAVYTPKADFFSNNFEPRPGANIIKGWLNDNPMLKIVDARKGKILILPPYPDQWQKENVIRVFALMRAVVGQKENEINGYIEVQNPYSLIEDIFTLPPDMAIAIDVKTKEGNVLFQNGQHGATPKGFAFSTTSKYTQITIELKYSRKDAFASLNSIILFSMIGVISILFLSLVFVRYFTLQLTKPLEKLTRHINSIDLGTLPLSVDLQSSHNEIESLNYAFTLLQNRLNESVKREIVSQSLQVQANFDSLQAQVNPHFLFNILNVISSMGLESDNMEICEMCDHIASMLRYSTSTQQRDSSIRQEIEHVTDFLVLLKKRYEHKLTYVIKIDENILDQVIPKIILQPLVENSVDHSFQKGKQNVHIEIKGGPLESVGSWYLEILDNGCGISDEKLEWIESEIKKVKNRIIISKEIVELNLGGLGLVNTYIRLLLYFNDDIDFSIENRLSGGVKIKISKGAGT
- a CDS encoding response regulator is translated as MIFTVMLVEDEPAAMRHLKTTIEKRCPGFSVQDTAEDGLEALKKMQKNQPDLLITDIRMPHCDGLELSQKVRKQFPEIHTIILSGHQEFEYARQAIQNEVIEYMLKPINIKALETVMAEIHSRLCQKSYWKTHRLIQKYLSLKDYEISLPAGKTCFRIAVIRINGLHPKFHKKVCYNPSELLRSLLYEQITEEEKMGIYLFTGRDNNEYYILCPKEEIHYSRFKTIIEDFSRQIPSCLYYTAALSLDFLLYRITEILDILYSLLRERTVLGKSQVLYEQGNEQFQSNFVELGSVFLRNVEFLIKTSALDQVREPLQNWLRECHTQKVSLLQIEMEFNQFLNHILGFCNDKNRLQIESGIMMDKSSQDVGDFKTLLNNYMAIVLHLQNSTQKSPPGMGSRESFLHIKEYVEQHMAEDLSVPALCEQFSISQSYLNKLFHKHEKMSAIEYIRQQRVNTSIRIMKKSPHIPLKEISRIVGYEDSSYFSRVFKCQTGFSPRQYLELKNE